Proteins encoded within one genomic window of Dyadobacter chenhuakuii:
- the uvrA gene encoding excinuclease ABC subunit UvrA, with protein MEHLNATELEGQDLIEVEGAREHNLKNIDVNIPRNKLVVVTGISGSGKSSLAFDTIYAEGQRRYMESFSSYARGFIGEMERPDVDKISGLSPVISIEQKTTSRNPRSTVGTVTEIYDFLRLLYARAGEAFSYVTGRKMVKQSQDQIINQLFTQFLGKKISLLAPAVKGRKGHYRELFVQIARLGYNKVRVDGEVQEIAPKMQLDRYKVHDIEIVIDRVVPKKESEDPQSRYRLSRSVATAIKQGKGALMVLDEKGETFYFSQNLMDPESGISYDDPAPNAFSFNSPYGWCPTCQGLGMIEEITEESIMPDKSLSITKGGIAPMGEYREAWIFKQLEVLLKPFKVTLATPLEKFPEEAMKLVLYGSEDAVPVPSKKYPGTEWETKFDGIINFLKRQQESGNDKIQDWLKDFMTVQTCPECNGKRLRKESLHFRVDGKDIAELADSDIRVLAEWLVGLEDRLEEKQRVIGHEVLKEIRKRVGFLLDVGLDYLTLNRALRTLSGGEAQRIRLATQIGTQLTGVLYIMDEPSIGLHQRDNVRLINSLKSLRDLGNTVLVVEHDKDMMLASDYILDIGPGAGRHGGNVVGAGTPEVFLQNGSLTAEYLSGRTAIDVPKKRRKGSGKTISIKGCTGHNLKNVNMSFPLGTMVCVTGVSGSGKSSLIHETLFPLLNQFFYKSRREPLPYKSVEGLENIDKVIEVDQSPIGRTPRSNPATYTNLFTDIRTLFAELPEAKIRGYKPGRFSFNVKGGRCEDCEGAGMKKIEMDFLPDVHINCETCKGKRFNRETLEVRFKGKSVADILDMTVESALEFFENQPRILRKVQTLNDVGLGYITLGQHATTLSGGEAQRVKLSEELSKRDTGKTLYILDEPTTGLHFQDIRHLLNVLNKLVEKGNTVLIIEHNLDVIKVADHVIDVGPEGGAKGGRIIAEGTPEKVSKVKGSYTGHFLKEELK; from the coding sequence TTGGAACATTTGAATGCAACTGAGCTCGAAGGCCAGGATTTAATTGAAGTAGAAGGCGCACGCGAGCATAATTTAAAGAATATTGACGTCAACATCCCGCGAAACAAGCTTGTAGTGGTTACAGGCATCAGTGGAAGCGGGAAATCTTCATTGGCTTTTGATACGATTTATGCGGAGGGACAGCGCCGATATATGGAGAGTTTTTCTTCTTACGCGCGCGGTTTTATTGGTGAAATGGAGCGGCCGGATGTAGATAAGATCAGCGGTCTGTCGCCCGTAATCAGCATTGAGCAAAAAACCACTTCCCGTAACCCGCGATCAACGGTAGGGACGGTTACAGAAATCTATGACTTCCTGAGATTGCTTTACGCACGTGCGGGCGAGGCGTTTTCCTATGTTACGGGTCGGAAAATGGTCAAGCAATCGCAGGATCAGATCATTAATCAGTTATTTACACAGTTTTTAGGCAAAAAAATTAGCCTGCTTGCTCCTGCGGTAAAGGGCCGCAAGGGGCATTATAGAGAGCTGTTTGTTCAAATTGCGAGGCTGGGGTATAATAAGGTTCGGGTGGATGGTGAAGTGCAGGAAATTGCGCCGAAAATGCAGCTGGACCGCTATAAAGTCCATGACATTGAGATTGTTATTGACCGAGTTGTTCCTAAAAAAGAATCCGAAGATCCGCAATCGCGTTATCGATTGAGCCGGTCTGTGGCGACGGCGATTAAGCAGGGAAAAGGAGCATTGATGGTTTTGGACGAAAAAGGAGAAACTTTCTATTTTTCCCAAAACCTGATGGACCCGGAATCGGGCATAAGTTATGATGATCCTGCGCCTAATGCGTTCTCTTTCAACTCTCCTTACGGCTGGTGTCCCACTTGCCAGGGTTTGGGAATGATCGAGGAAATCACGGAAGAGTCCATAATGCCGGATAAATCGCTGAGCATTACAAAAGGTGGCATTGCGCCGATGGGCGAATATCGGGAAGCATGGATATTCAAGCAATTGGAGGTTTTGCTAAAACCGTTTAAAGTGACATTGGCAACGCCTTTGGAAAAATTTCCTGAGGAAGCGATGAAACTCGTGCTTTACGGAAGTGAAGACGCGGTGCCTGTTCCATCAAAAAAATACCCGGGAACAGAATGGGAAACCAAGTTTGACGGCATTATCAACTTTCTGAAACGCCAGCAGGAAAGCGGAAACGATAAAATACAGGATTGGTTGAAGGATTTTATGACTGTTCAGACTTGCCCTGAATGTAATGGCAAACGTTTGAGAAAGGAATCTTTGCATTTTCGGGTGGATGGTAAAGACATTGCAGAACTTGCCGATAGTGATATTCGGGTGTTGGCAGAATGGCTGGTAGGTTTGGAAGACAGATTGGAGGAAAAGCAACGCGTTATTGGTCACGAAGTTTTAAAGGAAATCAGGAAAAGAGTCGGTTTCCTGCTCGATGTGGGACTTGACTATCTGACATTGAATCGTGCATTAAGGACACTTTCTGGTGGAGAAGCGCAACGGATCAGGCTTGCAACGCAGATAGGAACGCAGCTGACGGGGGTGCTTTACATTATGGACGAGCCTAGCATTGGCTTGCATCAGCGTGATAATGTGCGGCTTATCAATTCTTTGAAGAGTTTGCGTGATCTTGGAAACACGGTTTTGGTTGTGGAGCACGATAAGGATATGATGCTGGCTTCTGATTACATTTTGGACATTGGACCTGGTGCTGGACGTCATGGCGGCAATGTTGTGGGAGCCGGAACGCCGGAAGTTTTTCTTCAAAATGGCTCGCTAACCGCAGAATATCTGAGTGGCAGAACTGCGATTGACGTTCCCAAAAAACGCCGGAAAGGAAGTGGCAAAACGATATCCATCAAAGGCTGCACAGGACATAATTTAAAAAATGTAAACATGTCGTTTCCGCTGGGAACGATGGTCTGTGTGACGGGTGTGAGTGGAAGCGGGAAGTCGTCGCTGATTCACGAAACGCTGTTTCCATTGCTAAATCAATTCTTTTATAAATCAAGAAGAGAGCCGCTGCCGTACAAGTCGGTGGAAGGGTTGGAAAATATTGACAAGGTAATTGAAGTGGATCAATCGCCGATCGGACGTACGCCGCGTTCTAACCCAGCGACTTATACGAATTTATTTACAGACATTCGGACGCTTTTTGCTGAATTGCCCGAAGCGAAAATCCGTGGTTATAAGCCGGGGCGTTTCTCGTTTAATGTGAAAGGCGGGCGTTGCGAAGATTGCGAAGGAGCTGGAATGAAGAAAATAGAAATGGATTTCCTTCCTGATGTGCATATCAATTGTGAAACTTGTAAAGGAAAGCGCTTCAATCGGGAAACATTGGAAGTGCGTTTCAAAGGAAAGTCCGTCGCTGACATTCTGGACATGACTGTGGAATCCGCATTGGAATTCTTTGAAAATCAACCTAGGATTTTGCGTAAAGTGCAGACATTGAATGATGTTGGCTTGGGTTACATTACATTGGGCCAGCACGCAACGACATTGTCCGGCGGAGAAGCGCAGCGGGTGAAACTTTCGGAAGAGCTATCAAAACGCGACACCGGAAAAACGCTTTACATTCTCGATGAACCGACAACCGGTTTGCATTTCCAGGATATCAGACATTTGCTGAATGTGTTGAACAAACTGGTTGAAAAAGGAAATACAGTGCTCATCATCGAGCATAACCTCGACGTTATCAAAGTAGCGGATCACGTCATTGACGTTGGCCCCGAAGGTGGCGCGAAAGGCGGACGCATTATTGCAGAAGGAACACCCGAAAAAGTGTCGAAGGTGAAGGGAAGTTACACCGGACATTTCTTGAAGGAAGAGCTGAAATAA
- the corA gene encoding magnesium/cobalt transporter CorA: protein MVRIFYKEGRLIKRENDIRELGKVKNLVWVDLQSPSAEEEEWVENKCNISFQTPQEIVEIESSSRFFEQNDTINANSNFLRIDRNGYEMYPVSFILYQNVLFTYRRGDSKTFADTVKKMKVSTESIQSGVDFMLLLLETRIEADADSLEGISRDISAISKDLTHEQKARQEVLIRISGLQETTMMLRETSIDKQRVLSGILRSQYFPEDRKEHLRIILKDVSSLLEYTTFNFERLEYLQNTFMGLINIEQSQVIKIFTVVTIIFMPPTLIAGIFGMNYNHIPSTSEPWGFWGSLFLMVFSSAVVLWFFRRKRWI from the coding sequence ATGGTACGCATATTTTATAAAGAAGGTCGGTTAATTAAGCGCGAGAATGATATTCGCGAGCTTGGGAAAGTTAAGAATTTGGTTTGGGTTGATTTGCAGTCGCCGAGTGCGGAGGAAGAGGAATGGGTCGAGAATAAATGCAATATCAGCTTCCAGACGCCCCAGGAAATTGTTGAAATTGAAAGCAGTTCGCGGTTTTTTGAACAAAATGACACGATTAACGCCAATTCTAACTTCTTAAGAATCGATCGGAATGGATATGAAATGTATCCGGTCTCTTTTATTTTATATCAAAATGTGCTCTTCACTTACCGCCGCGGCGACTCAAAAACCTTCGCCGATACGGTCAAGAAAATGAAAGTAAGCACGGAAAGCATTCAGAGCGGTGTGGATTTCATGTTGCTGCTGTTGGAAACGCGTATTGAAGCCGATGCAGATTCGCTGGAAGGCATTTCGCGTGATATTTCTGCCATTAGTAAAGACCTTACACACGAACAAAAAGCCCGTCAGGAAGTCCTGATCCGCATTAGTGGTTTGCAGGAAACGACCATGATGCTCCGCGAAACGAGCATCGACAAGCAACGCGTGCTATCCGGAATTTTGAGAAGTCAGTATTTCCCCGAAGACAGGAAGGAACATTTGCGTATCATCCTGAAAGACGTTAGTTCACTGCTCGAATACACGACTTTCAACTTCGAACGCCTTGAATATCTGCAAAATACATTTATGGGTTTGATCAACATTGAGCAAAGCCAGGTGATCAAGATTTTCACTGTGGTAACGATCATTTTCATGCCGCCAACGCTGATCGCAGGAATTTTTGGAATGAATTACAATCATATTCCCAGCACCTCCGAACCCTGGGGCTTTTGGGGCTCGCTCTTTTTAATGGTCTTTTCCTCAGCCGTTGTACTTTGGTTTTTCCGCCGAAAACGCTGGATTTAA
- a CDS encoding MFS transporter, protein MQSTSSPSIFTTQFWLLGLSSFLFSSSFNMLIPELPGYLSEMGGAEYKGAIIGLFTLTAGLSRPFSGRLTDRIGRVPVMAFGSIVCFVCGFLYPIFTTVMPFLLLRLVHGFSTGFKPTGTSAYVADIVPADRRGEAMGVHGMCMGVGSAFGPAVGSMISEAFSLNALFYTSSLFAFLSIAILLNMKETLVKKERLSWNAFQITRRDIFEPAVFSPALVTFLCYFGYGAVATVTPDFSGYLGLQNRGFYFMFFTIFSILIRLFAGKISDRHGRIPVTIAGCIVLIIAMIITGYADSVPMFFAGAAFFGMSMGILSPVLSAWTVDLSQDDNRGRSIATMFISLEAGIGLGAFLSAELFANQRGNLPLVFFVMAGFALAALIYTVLIYQFKKRRARVI, encoded by the coding sequence ATGCAAAGTACAAGTTCCCCAAGTATCTTCACAACGCAATTCTGGTTACTTGGCCTTAGTTCGTTTCTTTTTTCTTCCAGCTTCAACATGCTCATTCCCGAGCTTCCGGGATATCTTTCCGAGATGGGCGGTGCCGAATATAAGGGCGCAATCATTGGTTTATTCACATTAACAGCCGGACTTTCCCGTCCATTCAGTGGTCGTCTGACCGATCGCATTGGCCGCGTTCCGGTCATGGCATTCGGCTCCATTGTCTGCTTTGTTTGCGGATTTTTGTATCCAATATTCACAACCGTAATGCCTTTCCTGCTTCTCAGGCTGGTTCATGGCTTTTCAACTGGCTTCAAACCAACCGGAACTTCGGCTTACGTTGCGGACATTGTTCCTGCCGACAGGCGCGGGGAAGCTATGGGCGTGCATGGGATGTGTATGGGCGTGGGTTCTGCGTTCGGTCCTGCGGTGGGAAGCATGATTAGTGAAGCTTTTTCGCTGAATGCATTGTTTTACACATCTTCGTTATTCGCATTTCTGTCCATTGCGATATTGCTGAATATGAAAGAGACGCTTGTCAAAAAAGAGCGTCTTTCCTGGAATGCTTTTCAAATTACTAGAAGGGATATTTTTGAGCCTGCTGTTTTCAGCCCTGCACTGGTTACATTCCTTTGCTATTTCGGTTATGGCGCTGTGGCGACGGTTACGCCGGATTTTAGCGGCTATCTGGGATTGCAAAACCGCGGCTTTTATTTTATGTTTTTTACGATTTTCTCGATCTTAATCAGGCTTTTTGCCGGAAAGATTTCGGATAGGCATGGCCGGATTCCCGTGACCATTGCCGGTTGCATTGTGCTTATTATCGCAATGATCATAACAGGTTATGCTGATTCCGTCCCAATGTTTTTTGCCGGGGCTGCATTTTTTGGCATGTCGATGGGCATTCTGTCGCCTGTGCTTTCTGCGTGGACAGTGGATTTGAGCCAGGATGATAACCGCGGACGATCCATTGCTACAATGTTCATTTCTTTGGAAGCTGGGATTGGCTTAGGCGCATTTTTATCGGCTGAACTATTTGCAAATCAGCGTGGGAATTTGCCGCTGGTTTTCTTTGTCATGGCCGGCTTTGCCTTGGCCGCATTAATTTACACGGTCTTGATTTATCAATTCAAAAAACGCCGCGCCCGTGTTATTTGA
- a CDS encoding glycosyltransferase family 2 protein: MKISGFTIIRNAIINDYPIVEAITSILPVVDEMLVSVGHSDDDTLGLIRSIASDKIRIVESEWDMSLREGGKVLAVETDKALKQISPDADWAFYIQGDEAVHEKYHQAIIDSCTRHLTDERVEGLVFDYVHFYGTYDYIGDSRKWYRREIRIIRNEKSPKGLPISAYRDAQGFRRGNQKLNVMHSGAAVYHYGWVKSPAQMKTKMKNVSRFWNEGEAWEKILESDDVFNYEEFDSLKRFEETHPTVMQERIARQNWKVDLDTSKKRFKLKDALLYWYEKGTGKRLFEFRNYRLL, from the coding sequence TTGAAGATTTCCGGCTTTACAATTATCAGGAATGCGATTATAAATGATTACCCGATTGTGGAGGCGATCACGTCCATTTTGCCCGTTGTGGATGAAATGCTGGTGAGTGTGGGGCATAGCGATGATGACACATTGGGGCTGATCCGGTCCATTGCTTCGGACAAAATCAGGATCGTGGAATCGGAGTGGGATATGTCTCTGCGGGAAGGCGGGAAAGTGCTTGCGGTGGAAACGGATAAGGCGCTGAAACAGATTTCGCCCGATGCTGATTGGGCGTTTTACATTCAGGGCGACGAGGCGGTTCATGAAAAATATCACCAAGCAATCATTGATTCTTGCACGCGGCACTTAACTGATGAACGCGTTGAAGGTTTGGTTTTCGATTACGTCCATTTTTACGGCACTTACGATTACATTGGCGACAGCAGAAAATGGTATCGCCGCGAAATCCGCATTATCAGGAATGAAAAAAGTCCAAAAGGTTTGCCGATTTCAGCTTATCGCGATGCGCAGGGTTTCAGAAGAGGAAATCAGAAATTGAATGTGATGCATTCCGGCGCGGCGGTTTATCATTACGGTTGGGTGAAAAGTCCGGCGCAGATGAAAACCAAGATGAAAAATGTAAGCCGTTTTTGGAATGAAGGCGAGGCTTGGGAAAAGATCCTGGAATCGGACGATGTGTTCAATTATGAAGAATTTGATTCATTAAAACGCTTTGAAGAAACGCATCCCACAGTAATGCAAGAACGCATTGCACGGCAAAACTGGAAAGTCGATCTCGACACATCCAAGAAGCGATTCAAACTGAAAGATGCGCTTCTTTACTGGTATGAAAAGGGGACGGGTAAGCGGCTCTTCGAGTTCAGAAATTACCGGTTATTGTGA
- a CDS encoding IMPACT family protein, with the protein MLFDDSYQTVTGPAEGFFKDKGSKFLAYSFPIEGETDAKAHLATLRELHPKAVHHCYAYRLGADRMSYRMSDDGEPSGTAGRPILNTLYSRNVTNVLVVVVRYFGGTLLGVPGLINAYKLATEDALSQSEIVTKHFYNLYQLNFSYPQMNDVMRIVKEMELPVREQVFEMECRLVAEVRVASTERFIARCEQVEGLTHSLLTSG; encoded by the coding sequence GTGTTATTTGACGATAGTTACCAAACCGTCACCGGGCCAGCGGAAGGTTTTTTCAAAGATAAAGGCAGCAAATTTCTGGCTTACAGTTTTCCAATAGAAGGCGAAACGGATGCAAAAGCACATCTGGCAACATTGCGGGAGCTGCATCCCAAAGCCGTGCATCATTGCTACGCCTACCGGTTGGGCGCGGACCGCATGAGTTATAGAATGAGCGATGATGGCGAACCATCAGGAACTGCGGGCCGGCCGATCCTTAATACATTGTATTCCAGGAATGTTACGAATGTGCTGGTGGTTGTGGTGCGTTATTTTGGAGGGACATTGCTGGGTGTTCCGGGGTTGATTAATGCTTATAAACTGGCGACTGAGGATGCTTTAAGCCAGTCGGAAATTGTTACGAAGCATTTCTATAATTTATACCAGCTCAACTTTTCCTATCCGCAAATGAATGATGTTATGCGGATTGTGAAGGAAATGGAACTGCCTGTGAGGGAGCAGGTTTTTGAAATGGAATGTCGGTTAGTCGCGGAAGTTCGTGTGGCTAGCACGGAAAGATTTATTGCTCGCTGTGAGCAGGTTGAGGGACTTACTCATTCTCTTTTAACATCCGGATGA
- a CDS encoding metallophosphoesterase family protein yields the protein MTFKRRSFLKLLPALPGLSFISKPAENNIPARISMRFIVASDGHYGQPNTDFKQFHTDLISWVNREKMQKGVDFLFFNGDLIHDDPTLLYDFKNTISNLSVPFYVSRGNHDKVGLDVWQSTWGYPTNHSFAKGEYAFIIGDTSNEKGEYVCPDATWLKNEITKHKDKKGIFVFLHITPAKWTVNGIECKEVIDLFENTPNIKAIFNGHDHDQDSTKIYGKKPYFFDGHFGGNWGTTYKGYRIVEIYEDNTWQSYQYNPTAAPVLNSFTGKS from the coding sequence ATGACATTCAAACGCCGCTCTTTTCTCAAACTTTTACCCGCATTGCCAGGCCTTTCATTTATATCAAAACCAGCAGAAAACAACATTCCCGCAAGAATTTCCATGCGGTTCATCGTTGCCTCCGACGGACATTACGGCCAGCCAAACACCGATTTCAAGCAATTCCACACGGATTTGATCAGCTGGGTAAATCGGGAAAAAATGCAGAAAGGCGTTGATTTCCTATTCTTCAACGGCGACCTTATTCACGACGACCCGACATTGTTATATGATTTCAAAAACACAATCAGCAACCTCAGCGTGCCGTTTTATGTAAGCCGCGGCAATCATGATAAGGTTGGCCTGGATGTGTGGCAAAGCACGTGGGGTTATCCCACAAATCACAGTTTTGCAAAAGGCGAATACGCGTTCATCATCGGCGACACGTCCAACGAAAAAGGCGAATACGTGTGCCCCGACGCAACTTGGCTAAAAAACGAAATCACTAAACACAAAGACAAAAAAGGCATTTTCGTATTCCTGCACATCACCCCCGCCAAATGGACCGTGAATGGAATCGAATGCAAGGAAGTCATCGACCTCTTCGAAAACACCCCCAACATCAAAGCCATCTTCAACGGCCACGACCACGACCAGGACAGCACCAAAATCTACGGCAAAAAACCCTACTTCTTCGACGGCCACTTCGGCGGCAATTGGGGAACGACTTATAAAGGTTACCGGATTGTAGAGATTTATGAGGATAACACTTGGCAGTCCTATCAGTATAACCCGACGGCTGCGCCGGTTTTGAACAGTTTTACTGGGAAGAGTTAG
- a CDS encoding ribonucleoside-diphosphate reductase small subunit has protein sequence MSQELTRQEPLLVEDPLRFVLFPIKHSDIWEMYKRHEASFWTAEEIDLSQDMKDWENLNDGERHFISHVLAFFAASDGIVNENLAVNFLSEVQYAEAKCFYGFQIAMENIHSETYSLLIDTYIKDPSEKDHLLRAIDTIPCVQKKAEWALKWINSPVFAERIIAFAAVEGIFFSGSFCSIFWLKKRGLMPGLSFSNELISRDEGLHCEFACLLYTRHIVNQLPQERVIEIMMDAVTIEKEFVSEALPVSLIGMNADLMNQYIEYIADFWLERLGCEKQFGSANPFDFMELISLPGKTNFFEKRVGEYQKAGVMSGVKDKDSGHKISFDSDF, from the coding sequence ATGTCACAAGAACTTACCAGGCAGGAGCCCCTGTTAGTTGAAGATCCTTTGCGGTTTGTGCTATTTCCGATCAAACATTCCGATATCTGGGAAATGTACAAACGTCATGAAGCGTCTTTCTGGACGGCTGAGGAGATCGATCTTTCTCAGGATATGAAAGACTGGGAGAACCTGAACGACGGTGAAAGGCATTTTATCTCGCACGTGCTTGCATTTTTTGCGGCGTCGGACGGGATAGTGAATGAGAATCTGGCGGTCAACTTTCTGAGCGAAGTACAATATGCAGAAGCGAAGTGCTTTTACGGTTTCCAGATCGCGATGGAGAACATCCACTCCGAAACTTATTCGTTGCTGATCGATACATACATTAAAGATCCGTCTGAAAAAGACCATTTGCTCCGTGCCATTGACACGATTCCCTGCGTGCAGAAAAAAGCGGAATGGGCATTGAAATGGATCAACAGCCCGGTGTTTGCAGAACGCATCATTGCATTCGCAGCTGTGGAAGGAATTTTCTTTTCAGGATCATTCTGCTCCATTTTCTGGCTCAAAAAACGCGGCTTGATGCCCGGACTTTCATTCTCGAACGAGCTGATTTCCCGCGATGAAGGCTTGCATTGTGAATTCGCATGTTTGCTTTATACAAGGCACATTGTGAACCAGTTACCGCAAGAACGCGTGATTGAAATTATGATGGATGCGGTTACGATTGAAAAAGAATTTGTAAGTGAAGCATTACCAGTGTCCTTGATTGGCATGAATGCAGACCTGATGAATCAATATATTGAATACATTGCCGATTTCTGGCTGGAAAGATTAGGCTGCGAAAAACAATTCGGTTCCGCTAACCCATTCGATTTCATGGAGTTAATCTCACTTCCAGGCAAAACAAACTTCTTCGAAAAACGCGTTGGAGAATATCAGAAAGCGGGCGTAATGAGTGGTGTGAAGGACAAAGATTCAGGACATAAGATCTCGTTTGACTCTGATTTTTAA
- a CDS encoding DUF6934 family protein → MKHNYYPYLASEDYLSFTFSSISQKRIVRKKAEFLLISEDVCNFAFGDLTENNEIDDRAVTDNKDTNMVLATVIRILLEFLDIHKNKAVYFQGSTPSRTRMYQIILRKEKPNWETRLIVYGIFNGEIMPYETDFKFDAFIVKQKDA, encoded by the coding sequence TTGAAACATAATTATTACCCCTACCTGGCTTCGGAGGATTATCTGTCTTTCACTTTTAGCAGTATATCTCAAAAGCGTATCGTTCGTAAAAAGGCTGAATTTTTATTGATTTCCGAAGACGTATGCAATTTCGCTTTTGGCGATTTGACTGAGAACAATGAGATTGATGATCGTGCAGTGACTGACAATAAAGATACAAATATGGTTTTAGCTACGGTTATTCGAATTCTGCTTGAATTCCTTGACATTCATAAAAATAAAGCTGTATACTTTCAGGGAAGCACTCCATCGCGAACAAGGATGTATCAAATCATTTTAAGAAAGGAAAAGCCGAATTGGGAGACCAGGTTAATTGTTTACGGCATATTTAATGGTGAGATAATGCCCTATGAAACAGATTTTAAGTTTGATGCGTTTATAGTAAAACAAAAAGATGCCTAG
- a CDS encoding FkbM family methyltransferase — MFEYFKNSLARKKARRQFQEYPHKTDTFVLAEEGEISFANWKNPLVNPKVITQEEVNFFKKFIPKGSLCIDIGTNIGDTTVPMALATGKTGTTIGFDPNPHVFKILEKNVALNVDKTNIIPLPYAITKEDGEFFYSSSEASFGNGGISNEIVEDQGAFQLPEKIKGINLEKFLKTNYASLLNKLSFIKVDVEGADMEVIRSISNLIRQFKPVLVAECFPKATTEERAELYHIVSEFGYTLHYFSDFDENAKIIKIEGPRDMNKWKTFNFYAVPNEA, encoded by the coding sequence ATGTTTGAGTATTTTAAAAATTCTCTCGCCAGAAAGAAAGCACGTCGCCAATTTCAGGAATATCCTCACAAAACGGACACATTTGTGTTGGCTGAGGAAGGTGAAATTTCATTTGCAAACTGGAAAAACCCGTTGGTAAACCCAAAGGTGATAACGCAGGAAGAAGTCAATTTTTTCAAGAAATTTATTCCAAAAGGAAGCCTCTGCATCGACATTGGAACAAACATTGGTGACACAACTGTGCCAATGGCGCTCGCAACAGGCAAAACGGGAACAACCATCGGTTTTGATCCGAACCCGCACGTTTTCAAGATTTTAGAAAAAAACGTAGCGCTTAATGTTGATAAAACAAACATTATCCCGCTGCCATATGCGATAACCAAAGAAGACGGTGAATTTTTTTACAGTTCTTCGGAAGCATCATTTGGTAATGGTGGAATTTCAAACGAAATCGTTGAGGATCAAGGCGCATTTCAACTTCCTGAGAAAATCAAAGGAATTAACCTTGAAAAGTTTCTTAAAACCAATTATGCTTCTTTATTAAATAAACTTTCCTTCATTAAGGTGGACGTGGAAGGTGCTGATATGGAAGTAATTAGATCAATCAGTAATCTAATCAGACAATTTAAGCCCGTGCTGGTTGCAGAATGTTTCCCAAAAGCAACCACCGAAGAACGTGCCGAATTGTATCACATTGTCTCTGAATTTGGCTACACATTACATTACTTTTCCGACTTCGACGAGAACGCGAAAATTATCAAAATCGAAGGTCCTCGTGATATGAATAAGTGGAAAACGTTCAACTTCTACGCCGTTCCGAACGAAGCTTAA
- a CDS encoding regulatory protein RecX, with product MDRLILQKAASYCAYQERTQDEVRQRLKKWNVWGDEADELIAELISMNYLSEERFAKTYAGGKFRIKNWGRMKIRQELNRRGLSQYSIEKGMGEIEDKAYLEGLKTLLEKKRILLLKTENDPFKLKQKLVRFALGKGYESELVWRLVEELLA from the coding sequence ATGGATCGCCTAATCCTGCAAAAAGCTGCTTCTTATTGTGCTTACCAGGAAAGAACCCAAGATGAAGTGCGCCAACGCCTTAAAAAGTGGAATGTGTGGGGCGATGAGGCCGACGAGCTCATTGCAGAGCTGATTTCCATGAATTATCTGAGTGAAGAACGCTTCGCGAAAACTTATGCGGGAGGAAAATTCCGGATCAAAAATTGGGGCCGGATGAAGATCAGGCAGGAGCTGAATCGGCGTGGGTTGAGTCAATATAGCATTGAGAAGGGAATGGGGGAAATTGAGGATAAGGCTTATTTGGAGGGGCTGAAAACGCTTTTAGAGAAGAAGAGGATTTTGCTTTTGAAAACAGAGAATGATCCTTTTAAGCTGAAACAGAAATTGGTGAGGTTTGCTCTGGGGAAGGGTTATGAGAGTGAGTTGGTTTGGAGACTGGTTGAGGAATTGCTTGCCTGA